Proteins encoded in a region of the Canis lupus familiaris isolate Mischka breed German Shepherd chromosome 1, alternate assembly UU_Cfam_GSD_1.0, whole genome shotgun sequence genome:
- the LOC111096340 gene encoding uncharacterized protein LOC111096340, which yields MAQSFSASGCRSHTGSSRPRSRFSTLTPELLVQAPAVTQQSHRLKPRPLPQPQRKGQEPVQPSAVKTAVWAERRARSVYLCRRFPSAAWGQKDPSGQGEGPGSLAAYQTRPAAEEAEEAEGEKTESNAASCSTEYIAPEARRQRARGSTGGAREAASRAESAVRLLGRRSPSRLAFRWVGQQASNWTPHPPSQTRPYIYLPRDFQLRRRISREISLLNCHRHLAITQSRLTWAEPSSCHLYRGKPVSQCLRQLQVSRSLISPACLVRVLRRQRDPKSPSGVL from the coding sequence atggccCAAAGTTTCTCAGCAAGTGGCTGTCGGAGCCACACTGGATCCAGTCGGCCTCGGTCCAGGTTCTCAACACTGACTCCTGAGCTACTGGTCCAGGCTCCAGCCGTCACTCAGCAGAGCCACAGGTTAAAACCCcgacccctgccccagccccaacGGAAAGGGCAGGAACCGGTCCAACCCAGCGCAGTGAAGACAGCCGTGTGGGCCGAGAGGCGCGCTCGGAGCGTGTACCTTTGCCGGCGTTTTCCGAGCGCAGCTTGGGGGCAGAAGGATCCATCcggccagggggaggggccgggcagCCTGGCGGCGTACCAAACGCGACcggcggcggaggaggcggaggaggcggagggcGAGAAGACTGAGTCCAATGCCGCTTCCTGCAGCACTGAGTACATCGCCCCGGAAGCGCGGCGCCAGCGGGCGAGGGGGAGCACAGGTGGAGCCCGAGAGGCGGCGTCCAGGGCGGAGAGCGCTGTGAGGCTGCTAGGGCGGCGCTCACCTAGTCGTCTCGCGTTCCGCTGGGTGGGACAGCAAGCCAGCAATTGGacccctcaccctccctctcAGACTCGGCCCTACATCTACCTTCCCCGCGACTTTCAGCTCAGACGCAGAATATCCCGCGAGATCAGCCTCCTGAACTGTCACCGGCATCTCGCGATAACACAATCTCGGCTCACATGGGCGGAGCCATCTTCCTGCCATCTTTACCGCGGGAAACCGGTATCACAATGTCTTCGACAGTTGCAAGTATCGCGAAGCTTGATCTCGCCCGCTTGCCTGGTGCGGGTTTTGAGGAGGCAGAGAGACCCTAAGTCACCTTCCGGCGTGCTCTAG